In Burkholderia sp. WP9, a genomic segment contains:
- a CDS encoding sigma-54 dependent transcriptional regulator — protein MRTTTKIEELDIYVWEGKADIVDRVARCMASFDVEVIRADDIAISPERTALRPSLAIISVSVIDSGALILRDWQAAHGIPVVWVGAAPREHDPATYPSEYSHILPLDFTCAELRGMVMKLVLQMRAHSAKTHESDAMIANSECMQALLHEVDTFADCDTSVLVHGETGVGKERIAQLLHEKHSRYGQGPFVAVNCGAIPDGLFESLFFGHSKGSFTGAVVAHKGYFEQADGGTLFLDEIGDLPLYQQVKLLRVLEDSAVTRIGSATPVKLDFRLVAATNKLLPQLVKDGTFRADLYYRLAVIELKIPSLEERGAVDKIAIFKAFIAQIVGAERLAALPDLPYWLADAVADTYFPGNVRELRNLAERIGVTVRQIGAWDAARLQRLLALARTSQPVPAESVAEVLVDRSKWDMAERNRVLAALDANGWRRQDTALYLGISRKVLWEKMRKYQIFDEEPETRESE, from the coding sequence ATGAGAACCACCACCAAAATCGAGGAACTCGATATCTACGTCTGGGAGGGCAAGGCCGACATCGTCGACCGGGTCGCGCGCTGCATGGCGAGCTTCGATGTCGAAGTGATCCGTGCGGACGATATCGCGATCTCGCCCGAACGGACCGCGCTGCGGCCGTCGCTCGCGATCATCAGCGTCTCGGTGATCGACAGCGGCGCGTTGATCCTGCGCGACTGGCAGGCGGCGCACGGCATCCCCGTCGTGTGGGTCGGCGCCGCGCCGCGCGAACACGATCCGGCCACCTATCCGTCCGAGTACTCGCATATCCTGCCGCTCGACTTCACCTGCGCCGAATTGCGCGGCATGGTCATGAAGCTCGTGCTGCAAATGCGCGCGCATAGCGCGAAGACGCACGAGTCCGACGCGATGATCGCGAACTCGGAGTGCATGCAGGCGCTGCTGCACGAAGTCGATACCTTCGCCGACTGCGACACGAGCGTGCTGGTGCACGGCGAAACCGGCGTCGGCAAGGAGCGCATCGCGCAACTGCTGCACGAGAAACATAGCCGCTACGGGCAAGGCCCGTTCGTCGCGGTGAACTGCGGCGCGATTCCCGACGGGCTGTTCGAGTCGCTGTTCTTCGGGCACTCCAAAGGCTCGTTCACGGGCGCGGTGGTCGCGCATAAAGGCTATTTCGAGCAGGCCGACGGCGGCACGCTGTTCCTCGACGAAATCGGCGATCTGCCGCTCTATCAGCAGGTCAAGCTGCTGCGCGTGCTCGAAGACAGCGCGGTTACGCGTATCGGTTCGGCGACGCCGGTGAAGCTCGACTTCCGGCTGGTGGCGGCGACCAACAAATTGCTGCCGCAACTGGTGAAGGACGGCACGTTTCGCGCCGACCTGTACTACCGCCTCGCCGTGATCGAGCTGAAGATCCCGTCACTCGAAGAGCGGGGCGCCGTCGACAAGATTGCGATCTTCAAGGCGTTCATCGCGCAGATCGTCGGCGCCGAGCGTCTGGCTGCTTTGCCCGACCTGCCGTACTGGCTCGCCGATGCCGTGGCCGACACCTATTTCCCCGGCAATGTGCGCGAGCTGCGCAACCTGGCCGAGCGCATTGGCGTAACCGTGCGCCAGATCGGCGCGTGGGATGCGGCGCGCCTGCAACGCCTTCTTGCGCTGGCGCGCACCAGCCAGCCGGTGCCGGCGGAGAGCGTCGCCGAGGTGCTGGTGGACCGCAGCAAATGGGACATGGCCGAACGTAACCGCGTGCTGGCCGCGCTCGACGCGAACGGTTGGCGTCGCCAGGATACGGCGCTCTATCTCGGCATCAGCCGCAAGGTGCTGTGGGAGAAGATGCGCAAGTACCAAATTTTTGACGAAGAGCCCGAAACACGCGAAAGTGAGTAA
- a CDS encoding AMP-binding protein, translated as MTQPTHTPFPLATDSAAPSAATHAPNTDGIWYASYPADVPHDIDVNQYESVVQFFDECIAQFRERVAYVSVGANLTYGELGRKASAFAAYLQSVGVKPGERVAIMLPNTFQYPVSLFGVLKAGGVVVNVNPLYTVRELAHQLKDSGAQTIIVFENFAKTVEDALPGTKVQNVIVTGLGDLLADGLNLKGRLLNFMLRHVKKMVPAYNLPKAVPLLEALSIGYSRPLTPVHPTHADIAFLQYTGGTTGVAKGAMLTHKNIIANLLQAKAWSEGQLTGDIETVLTPLPLYHIYSLTVNALIFMGLGGRNILIANPRDMKRVMMIIRHEKFTGMTAVNTLYNAFLENEEFCKRDFSNLKLAMAGGMATQKSVAERFKAVTGKPIIEGYGLTECSPIVSMNPVDLNNMRDFEGSIGLPAPSTHVRFRKDDGSWANIGEAGELCVKGPQVMKGYWNRPDETAKVIDDDGWLATGDIGVMDSRGYIRLIDRKKDMILVSGFNVYPNEIEDVIAAHPDVREVAAIGVPDAAQGERVKVFIVKRNASLTAEQVIAHCRKNLTGYKVPKLVEFRDELPQTNVGKILRRALRDEELAKQKPA; from the coding sequence ATGACGCAGCCCACTCACACCCCTTTCCCGCTCGCCACGGATTCCGCGGCGCCGAGCGCGGCAACCCACGCGCCCAACACCGACGGCATCTGGTACGCGTCCTATCCGGCGGACGTGCCGCACGACATCGACGTCAACCAGTACGAATCGGTCGTGCAGTTCTTCGACGAATGCATTGCGCAGTTCCGCGAGCGCGTGGCGTATGTGAGCGTGGGCGCGAACCTGACCTACGGCGAACTCGGCCGCAAGGCCAGCGCGTTCGCCGCGTATCTGCAAAGCGTCGGCGTGAAACCTGGCGAACGCGTGGCGATCATGTTGCCGAACACGTTCCAGTACCCGGTGTCGCTGTTCGGCGTGCTGAAAGCCGGCGGCGTGGTGGTGAACGTGAATCCGCTCTATACGGTGCGCGAACTCGCGCACCAGTTGAAAGACAGTGGCGCGCAAACCATCATCGTGTTCGAGAACTTCGCGAAGACGGTCGAAGACGCGCTGCCCGGCACCAAAGTGCAGAACGTCATCGTGACGGGTCTCGGCGATCTGCTCGCCGACGGCCTGAATCTGAAGGGACGCCTGCTCAACTTCATGCTCCGGCACGTGAAGAAGATGGTGCCCGCGTACAACCTGCCGAAGGCCGTGCCGCTCCTCGAGGCGCTGTCGATCGGCTACTCGCGGCCGCTGACACCCGTGCACCCCACGCATGCGGACATCGCGTTCCTGCAGTACACAGGCGGCACGACCGGCGTCGCCAAGGGCGCGATGCTCACGCACAAGAACATCATCGCCAATCTGCTGCAGGCGAAAGCGTGGTCCGAAGGTCAACTGACCGGCGACATCGAAACCGTGCTCACGCCGCTGCCGCTCTACCACATCTATTCATTGACCGTGAACGCGCTGATCTTCATGGGGCTGGGCGGGCGCAACATTCTGATCGCCAATCCGCGCGACATGAAACGCGTGATGATGATCATCCGTCACGAGAAATTCACCGGTATGACGGCCGTGAATACGCTCTACAACGCCTTCCTCGAAAACGAGGAGTTCTGCAAGCGCGACTTCTCGAATCTGAAGCTCGCCATGGCGGGCGGCATGGCCACGCAGAAATCGGTGGCCGAGCGCTTCAAGGCGGTTACCGGCAAGCCGATCATCGAGGGATATGGGTTGACCGAATGCTCGCCGATCGTGTCGATGAATCCGGTCGATCTGAACAACATGCGTGACTTCGAAGGCTCGATCGGTTTGCCCGCGCCGTCCACCCACGTGCGTTTCAGGAAAGACGACGGCAGTTGGGCGAACATCGGCGAGGCGGGCGAATTGTGCGTGAAGGGGCCGCAGGTGATGAAAGGCTACTGGAACCGCCCGGACGAAACCGCCAAGGTGATCGACGACGACGGCTGGCTCGCCACGGGCGACATCGGCGTGATGGATTCGCGCGGCTATATCCGCCTGATCGACCGGAAGAAGGACATGATCCTGGTGTCGGGCTTCAACGTCTATCCGAACGAAATCGAAGACGTGATCGCCGCGCATCCGGACGTGCGGGAAGTGGCGGCCATCGGCGTGCCCGACGCCGCACAGGGCGAACGGGTGAAGGTGTTCATCGTCAAGCGCAATGCTTCGCTGACGGCCGAACAGGTGATTGCCCACTGCCGCAAGAACCTGACAGGCTATAAGGTGCCGAAGCTCGTCGAGTTCCGCGACGAGCTGCCGCAAACCAACGTGGGCAAAATTCTGCGCCGCGCGCTGCGAGACGAGGAACTCGCGAAGCAAAAGCCTGCCTGA
- a CDS encoding TadG family pilus assembly protein: MRKLPFAMRLAARNARPLRARRALARGQHGAVAVVAAIWLSLAIAALGAIDVGNVYFARRQLQRTADLAAMAAVQMIASSGGCATATTAAQQNASANGFTTGSTTTITTTCGRWDTSSSTYFGTSGNPLNAVQVTTTQRVPYFFVGPNRNVSATATAFASNIDAFSLGTGIATINTQQSALLNAILGGLLKTSVSLSVGDTQSLATAHVKLDDLKVALGAATMKGLLGTTVSFQQLMVAMVNALQAGGDTINAAILQKVAVAIPGGQNIAIGDGGKSAPGLLALGLANPNAAASATINAFDALLVAAQIAQRSPDGSQGNAPVINVAAGLAGVAGISLQIINPPVLAVGEGGTSADGTYRTQARTAVINASVNLLPLNLPTITVGGAPLLAVTLSALSTPLNISVQAAPGSAYLTSVDCESTKAATNATIKVKPGIAALCIAGDASCSTPVNVVSLSAVVLGVTVPAGTVALNPIKASLDPGTLTPLVFNGSSGSFDASKSANSNAIGSDGAVLTSTLLNSLSGALVVNVGPVPLGGVVSLILSGLTGILLPVLQPVFNLLDAVLVPTLSLLGVQVGTATVHNMSLTCGVAQLVN; the protein is encoded by the coding sequence ATGCGCAAGTTGCCTTTCGCCATGCGCCTCGCCGCGCGCAACGCACGTCCACTGCGCGCGCGGCGCGCGCTCGCGCGCGGTCAGCACGGCGCGGTCGCGGTGGTCGCGGCGATCTGGCTGAGCCTCGCGATCGCGGCGCTCGGCGCGATCGATGTCGGCAACGTGTATTTCGCGCGCAGGCAATTGCAGCGCACGGCCGATCTGGCCGCGATGGCGGCGGTTCAGATGATCGCCTCCTCGGGCGGTTGCGCGACGGCTACCACCGCCGCGCAGCAGAATGCGAGCGCCAACGGTTTCACGACCGGCAGCACCACGACTATCACCACCACGTGCGGCCGCTGGGACACGAGTTCGAGCACGTACTTCGGCACCAGCGGCAACCCGCTCAATGCGGTGCAGGTGACGACGACTCAACGCGTACCGTACTTCTTCGTTGGACCGAACCGTAACGTCTCGGCGACGGCCACCGCGTTCGCCTCCAACATCGACGCGTTCTCGCTCGGCACCGGCATCGCGACGATCAATACTCAACAGTCGGCGCTGTTGAACGCGATCCTCGGCGGTCTGCTGAAAACCAGCGTGTCGCTGAGCGTGGGCGACACGCAGAGTCTCGCGACGGCGCACGTCAAGCTGGACGATCTGAAGGTGGCGCTGGGTGCCGCGACGATGAAGGGACTGCTCGGCACCACGGTGAGTTTTCAGCAACTGATGGTCGCGATGGTCAACGCGCTGCAGGCGGGCGGCGACACCATCAACGCGGCGATTCTGCAGAAGGTGGCCGTGGCCATTCCCGGCGGGCAGAACATTGCGATCGGCGACGGCGGCAAATCGGCCCCCGGACTGCTCGCGCTCGGCCTTGCTAATCCGAATGCCGCGGCGAGTGCGACGATCAACGCGTTCGATGCTTTACTGGTCGCCGCGCAGATCGCGCAGCGCAGCCCGGACGGCAGCCAGGGCAACGCGCCGGTGATCAATGTGGCGGCTGGGCTGGCGGGCGTGGCGGGCATTTCGCTGCAGATCATCAATCCGCCCGTGCTGGCCGTGGGCGAGGGCGGCACGTCGGCCGACGGGACCTACCGGACTCAAGCGCGCACGGCGGTGATCAACGCGAGCGTCAATCTGTTGCCGCTCAACTTGCCGACGATTACGGTGGGCGGCGCGCCATTGCTTGCCGTGACCCTCTCGGCGTTGAGCACGCCTTTGAACATCTCGGTGCAAGCCGCGCCCGGTAGCGCGTATCTGACATCGGTGGATTGCGAGAGCACCAAGGCGGCCACGAATGCCACGATCAAGGTCAAGCCCGGCATCGCTGCGCTTTGCATTGCCGGCGACGCGTCCTGCAGCACGCCGGTCAACGTGGTGTCGTTGTCGGCAGTGGTGCTCGGCGTCACGGTGCCGGCGGGAACGGTTGCGCTGAACCCGATCAAAGCCTCGCTCGATCCGGGCACGCTGACTCCGCTTGTCTTCAACGGTTCGTCGGGCAGTTTCGACGCCAGCAAGAGTGCGAATTCCAACGCTATCGGCAGCGATGGCGCCGTGCTGACCTCGACGTTGCTCAATAGCCTGTCGGGCGCGCTGGTCGTCAATGTCGGCCCTGTCCCGCTGGGTGGCGTCGTGTCACTAATACTTTCGGGCCTGACCGGCATCCTATTGCCCGTTCTCCAACCCGTTTTCAACCTGCTCGACGCAGTCCTCGTCCCGACACTTTCCCTGTTGGGCGTTCAGGTCGGCACCGCCACGGTCCACAACATGTCGCTGACGTGCGGCGTCGCGCAACTGGTCAACTAG
- a CDS encoding DUF1571 domain-containing protein, whose protein sequence is MKHRMSARSCRTSAFMPLPRVSTQAAGIRASLHAPLQSAPSRRLLLAALVASAVALASPHAFAQNDDTPPALDTVSTLKAPATPSSQVGKLTLDQQVKWLRAAQQSGAMEKLDDAQLVALFQSLDPLALPRYIKEGPNGYPSYEFTMLRSERIHGQWPDKPDHMLVRLARDPLRIYAKWLPDGAHAGQEVIYDESRRTDEMYGHLGGILNVMPLWTSLHGVLARAQSNHDVRDLGTEYIANQYLAEGKKYAEAGLPRSTTIDVKTIDGVRVVAFTFETPNGQPQFYAKKETLGLDLRHPYFRSVESYDNNGNIFERIVFETITPKTFDDSTFDPKNKAYRF, encoded by the coding sequence ATGAAGCACCGCATGTCCGCACGCTCATGCCGCACGTCGGCCTTCATGCCTCTCCCCCGTGTTTCGACGCAGGCCGCCGGTATACGGGCGTCGCTCCATGCGCCGTTGCAAAGCGCGCCGTCGCGCAGACTGCTGCTCGCGGCGCTCGTGGCGAGCGCGGTCGCGCTGGCCTCGCCTCACGCATTCGCGCAAAACGACGATACACCGCCCGCGCTCGATACCGTCAGCACCCTCAAGGCGCCGGCCACGCCGTCCTCGCAGGTCGGCAAGCTCACGCTGGATCAGCAGGTCAAATGGCTGCGTGCCGCACAGCAAAGCGGCGCCATGGAAAAGCTCGACGACGCGCAACTGGTCGCGCTATTCCAGTCGCTCGATCCGCTCGCGTTGCCGCGTTATATCAAGGAAGGGCCGAACGGTTATCCGTCGTACGAGTTCACCATGTTGCGTTCGGAACGCATTCACGGCCAATGGCCCGATAAGCCCGATCACATGCTGGTGCGCCTCGCGCGCGACCCGCTGCGAATCTACGCAAAGTGGCTGCCTGACGGCGCGCACGCGGGCCAGGAAGTCATCTACGACGAGTCCAGGCGGACCGACGAAATGTACGGACACCTGGGCGGCATCCTGAACGTGATGCCGTTGTGGACCTCGCTGCACGGCGTCCTCGCCCGCGCGCAGTCGAACCATGACGTGCGCGATCTCGGTACCGAATACATCGCGAATCAGTACCTCGCCGAGGGCAAGAAATACGCCGAGGCCGGCTTGCCGCGCTCGACCACGATAGACGTGAAAACCATCGACGGCGTGCGCGTGGTGGCCTTCACCTTCGAAACGCCGAACGGCCAGCCGCAGTTCTACGCGAAAAAAGAAACGCTCGGCCTCGATCTGCGGCACCCGTATTTCCGCTCCGTCGAGTCTTACGACAACAACGGCAATATCTTCGAGCGGATCGTGTTCGAAACCATCACGCCGAAAACCTTCGACGATTCGACGTTCGATCCGAAGAACAAGGCGTACAGGTTCTAG
- a CDS encoding FAD-binding oxidoreductase: MIRSLPPKVSAAQFDRALAAWRSIVGEPQVVTSADGLAAYLDPFAPGEREAFSASAALLPGSVDEIRAILRIANQFRIPLWTVSTGRNFAYGGAAPRLAGSVVLDLHRMNRIIEVNETMGYALVEPGVSYFDLYAYLREKGYKLWVDPPAAGWGSVVGNTLERGFGYTDYGDHAAAQCGMEVVLANGDVLRTGMGGIEIGTAWQLYQPGFGPSFDAMFMQSNYGIVTKLGVWLMPAPPAYLLGEIQFRHEADLEAIVETLRPLRLDETIRNHAVIEGGLRRAAGLSARAQWYDGPGAMPERAVAAMLDKLNVGRWNLHFALYGTPELIDARYAIVQRAFARMPQARFSATRYAGDAQPTAGGDRNLAGIPAMSAFRMLDWRGGAGAHVDFAPVCPATGRDALRQYTMVKTRAAEYGFDYYGGFTAGARHLHHIFAAIFDRDDANQVEQAGALLRSLMSDARAAGYGEYRAHLAYMDFAAAQYSFNDGALLRLSETIKDALDPNGILAPGKQGIWPAAWRDRRGYT; this comes from the coding sequence TTGATTCGCAGCTTGCCGCCGAAGGTATCCGCCGCGCAGTTCGATCGCGCGCTCGCCGCCTGGCGCTCGATTGTCGGCGAGCCGCAAGTGGTCACCTCGGCGGACGGGCTCGCCGCGTATCTCGATCCGTTCGCGCCCGGCGAGCGCGAGGCGTTTTCGGCGAGTGCCGCGCTCTTGCCTGGCTCCGTCGACGAGATTCGCGCGATATTGCGGATTGCCAATCAATTTCGCATTCCGCTGTGGACCGTCTCGACCGGGCGCAACTTCGCCTATGGCGGAGCGGCGCCGCGACTCGCCGGTTCGGTGGTGCTCGATCTGCACCGGATGAACCGCATCATCGAAGTGAACGAGACGATGGGATACGCGCTGGTCGAGCCGGGCGTGAGTTATTTCGATCTGTACGCGTATTTACGCGAGAAAGGCTACAAGCTGTGGGTCGATCCGCCCGCGGCCGGTTGGGGCAGTGTGGTCGGCAATACGCTCGAGCGCGGCTTCGGCTATACGGATTACGGCGATCATGCGGCGGCGCAATGCGGCATGGAAGTGGTGCTGGCCAATGGCGACGTGTTGCGCACGGGAATGGGCGGGATCGAAATCGGCACCGCGTGGCAGTTGTATCAACCGGGCTTCGGCCCCTCGTTCGACGCGATGTTCATGCAGTCGAACTACGGCATCGTCACCAAGCTGGGCGTCTGGCTGATGCCCGCGCCGCCCGCATATCTGCTGGGCGAAATCCAGTTTCGCCATGAAGCGGATCTCGAAGCGATCGTGGAGACTTTGCGTCCGCTGCGGCTCGATGAAACGATCCGCAATCATGCGGTGATCGAAGGCGGCCTGCGCCGCGCGGCCGGCTTGTCGGCACGCGCGCAGTGGTATGACGGGCCGGGCGCGATGCCCGAGCGCGCGGTGGCCGCCATGCTCGACAAGCTGAACGTGGGCCGCTGGAATCTGCATTTCGCGCTATACGGTACGCCTGAATTGATCGACGCGCGTTATGCAATCGTGCAGCGCGCGTTTGCCCGCATGCCGCAGGCGCGGTTCTCCGCCACGCGCTATGCGGGCGATGCGCAGCCCACGGCGGGCGGCGACCGCAATCTCGCCGGCATTCCCGCGATGAGCGCGTTTCGCATGCTCGACTGGCGCGGCGGCGCGGGCGCGCATGTCGACTTCGCGCCGGTGTGCCCGGCGACCGGGCGCGACGCGTTGCGTCAATACACTATGGTCAAAACGCGCGCCGCGGAGTACGGCTTTGATTACTACGGCGGTTTTACGGCGGGCGCGCGCCATCTGCATCACATCTTCGCGGCGATTTTCGACCGCGACGACGCGAACCAGGTCGAGCAGGCCGGCGCGCTTTTGCGTTCGCTGATGAGCGACGCGCGCGCCGCCGGCTACGGCGAATATCGCGCGCATCTCGCGTATATGGATTTTGCCGCCGCCCAATACAGCTTCAACGACGGCGCCTTGCTGCGCCTCTCGGAAACGATCAAGGACGCGCTCGACCCGAACGGCATTCTCGCGCCGGGCAAGCAGGGCATCTGGCCGGCTGCGTGGCGCGACCGGCGAGGCTACACCTGA
- a CDS encoding sigma-70 family RNA polymerase sigma factor, whose amino-acid sequence MSFETEVISWLPQLRRYARALTGDRAWADDLVQDTAERALARWAAFRPDSNLRAWLLTILRHLYIDQLRGRREIAVDEESAPWRNLEAPQGEVDGLVLRDLQRALYCLPVEQREVLLLVCVEDLSYQEASRALGVPIGTVMSRLSRAREHMRALLTEGPAQGPARKTPPLKVVRNP is encoded by the coding sequence GTGAGTTTCGAAACTGAAGTGATTTCGTGGCTCCCGCAGTTGCGCCGCTACGCGCGCGCACTGACGGGTGACCGCGCCTGGGCCGACGACCTCGTGCAGGATACGGCGGAGCGCGCGCTCGCGCGCTGGGCGGCTTTCCGGCCGGACAGCAATCTGCGCGCGTGGCTGCTGACGATCCTGCGGCATCTCTACATCGACCAGTTGCGCGGCCGCCGCGAGATTGCTGTCGACGAAGAGAGCGCGCCGTGGCGCAATCTCGAAGCGCCGCAGGGTGAAGTCGACGGGCTCGTGCTGCGCGATCTGCAGCGCGCGCTGTATTGTCTGCCGGTCGAACAGCGCGAAGTGCTGTTGCTGGTCTGCGTGGAGGATCTGTCTTATCAGGAAGCGTCGCGCGCACTCGGCGTGCCGATCGGCACGGTCATGTCGCGGTTGTCGCGCGCGCGCGAACATATGCGCGCGTTGCTGACGGAGGGGCCGGCTCAAGGCCCGGCGCGTAAAACTCCGCCGTTGAAAGTAGTGAGAAACCCGTGA
- the hfq gene encoding RNA chaperone Hfq, which translates to MASAESHPQNDFMNAARKERKRVEIYLVNGIRLTGCIESFDQYLVMLRTPVGLQGIYKRAISTIQLDTGTRPAPRAGRPSHGEHTTRGPHGSREPRDHREPREPREPRDSYGAPSSDRPASDRSSSTSDGPVVVTRRRRLFGTGGDGGNHGGGHHGGGSHGGNGGGNGGNGGNGGNGGNGGNGGTE; encoded by the coding sequence ATGGCTTCCGCAGAATCGCATCCGCAAAACGACTTCATGAACGCCGCGCGCAAAGAACGAAAGCGCGTTGAGATCTACCTTGTCAACGGCATCCGCCTGACCGGGTGCATCGAGTCGTTCGATCAGTATCTGGTGATGCTGCGCACGCCTGTCGGCCTGCAAGGCATCTACAAGCGCGCGATCTCGACGATCCAGCTCGACACCGGCACGCGTCCGGCTCCGCGCGCGGGGCGTCCGTCGCACGGCGAGCACACCACGCGCGGTCCGCACGGTTCGCGCGAGCCGCGCGATCACCGTGAGCCGCGCGAACCGCGTGAACCGCGCGATTCGTATGGCGCGCCGTCTTCGGACCGGCCTGCGTCAGATCGTAGCAGCAGCACGTCGGACGGCCCCGTGGTCGTGACGCGCCGCCGTCGTTTGTTCGGCACGGGCGGCGACGGTGGTAATCATGGCGGCGGCCACCATGGTGGCGGCAGTCACGGTGGCAACGGCGGTGGTAATGGTGGTAATGGTGGTAATGGTGGTAATGGTGGTAATGGTGGTAATGGCGGCACCGAGTAA
- a CDS encoding DUF3613 domain-containing protein, producing the protein MKNRMTKRGWRASMPSRWLAMAAMAAMAGVLLGAAAPASAQTSETEQPVQAVQPVVQASEVGHAARAWLDLQSSNTQAAPALPMLGAEAGLAYRRYMESFKSKIPDLYGSALNSGSGGSGAMGVNSGIGGTSGGSN; encoded by the coding sequence ATGAAAAACAGAATGACGAAGCGGGGTTGGCGGGCGTCGATGCCGAGCCGGTGGCTGGCGATGGCCGCGATGGCCGCAATGGCCGGTGTGCTGCTGGGCGCGGCCGCTCCCGCGAGCGCGCAGACGAGCGAAACGGAACAGCCGGTTCAGGCTGTGCAACCGGTGGTGCAGGCCAGCGAAGTGGGTCACGCGGCCCGTGCCTGGCTCGACCTGCAGAGCAGCAATACGCAGGCTGCGCCGGCGCTGCCAATGCTCGGCGCCGAAGCCGGGCTGGCCTACCGTCGGTATATGGAATCGTTCAAGAGCAAGATTCCCGATCTGTACGGCTCCGCATTGAATAGCGGCAGCGGCGGCAGCGGCGCGATGGGCGTGAACAGCGGCATCGGCGGAACTAGCGGTGGCTCGAACTGA
- a CDS encoding DUF2968 domain-containing protein, with translation MDRKSKLRQIALAAVIAMGAARGVNAQALPDSSASAGAVSGVVSQPGTTAALPATSQAGQAQTSALTPDEAKQSAAGNVAELQQMIHGSDLSELRTTYNGSYGASLLFYGKEMTYYVALFQQKNFWRVIKTQDAARADMIYKDFVRQTVQLSDVEIRRTQLEAQKAFTERMIALSQDRANRLQADLDVARQQQTIVASQQQQTRAEATALAQQKASAQDQLRAAQRQVRELQRQLESGLPSH, from the coding sequence ATGGACCGAAAGTCGAAACTACGACAGATTGCCCTCGCCGCAGTCATCGCGATGGGGGCAGCGCGGGGTGTCAATGCGCAGGCTCTGCCGGACAGCAGCGCGAGTGCTGGCGCCGTGAGCGGCGTTGTTTCCCAGCCAGGCACGACGGCGGCGTTGCCGGCAACTTCACAGGCGGGACAGGCCCAGACTTCCGCGCTCACGCCCGACGAAGCGAAGCAATCCGCCGCGGGCAACGTGGCGGAATTGCAGCAAATGATCCACGGTTCGGATCTGAGCGAATTGCGCACCACCTATAACGGTAGTTACGGCGCGAGCTTGCTGTTTTACGGCAAGGAAATGACGTACTACGTGGCGCTGTTCCAGCAGAAAAATTTCTGGCGGGTCATCAAGACGCAGGACGCGGCGCGTGCCGACATGATCTATAAGGATTTCGTGCGTCAGACGGTGCAACTGTCGGACGTCGAGATTCGCCGCACGCAACTCGAGGCGCAGAAGGCGTTCACGGAGCGGATGATCGCGCTGTCGCAGGACCGTGCGAACCGCCTGCAAGCGGACCTGGATGTTGCGCGTCAGCAGCAGACCATCGTGGCGAGCCAGCAGCAGCAAACGCGCGCCGAAGCCACGGCGCTCGCTCAGCAGAAAGCTTCCGCGCAAGATCAGTTGCGTGCCGCGCAGCGTCAGGTGCGCGAGTTGCAACGCCAGTTGGAAAGCGGTTTGCCCTCGCACTGA
- a CDS encoding anti-sigma factor: protein MNNDDYDSSLPEGLDLRALSAFVDDELPGAERAAIEAQLHQHPQAAARVAAWRAQKSALRALCGAPPRSERDERNQRRADDAADEPAFIVLRRNTPWWQRVGVAACWLAAGAGLALALGPLAPRLTGGAWGGLGGQPPSFAQRADIAYAVYTPERRHPVEVAASEEEHLINWLSKRLNRPLSVPSLQEYGYSLVGGRLLPGEAGPAAQFMYENGSGARLTLYVTGTSRDETAFRLLREGNRRTFYWINDGMGYALSGPIAEGKLRTIAIDVCSALGGKPESWQ, encoded by the coding sequence ATGAATAACGACGACTACGATTCCAGCTTGCCCGAAGGGCTCGACCTGCGAGCGCTGTCGGCGTTTGTCGACGATGAATTGCCGGGCGCGGAGCGCGCCGCGATCGAGGCGCAACTGCACCAGCATCCGCAGGCCGCCGCGCGCGTGGCCGCCTGGCGCGCGCAGAAATCCGCATTGCGGGCTTTGTGCGGCGCGCCGCCGCGCAGCGAGCGTGACGAGCGCAATCAACGCCGTGCGGACGATGCCGCCGACGAACCGGCCTTCATCGTGTTGCGCCGGAACACGCCATGGTGGCAGCGAGTGGGCGTCGCGGCTTGCTGGCTGGCGGCAGGCGCCGGGCTCGCGCTGGCTCTGGGTCCGCTCGCGCCGCGTCTGACCGGTGGCGCGTGGGGCGGTTTGGGCGGCCAGCCGCCGAGCTTCGCCCAGCGCGCGGACATCGCTTATGCGGTGTACACGCCGGAGCGTCGTCACCCGGTGGAGGTCGCGGCCAGCGAAGAAGAGCATCTGATCAACTGGCTCTCCAAGCGGCTGAACCGGCCGCTCTCGGTGCCGTCGTTGCAGGAATATGGCTATTCGCTGGTGGGCGGGCGGCTGTTGCCCGGCGAAGCGGGACCGGCCGCGCAATTCATGTACGAGAACGGCAGCGGCGCGCGGCTCACGCTTTACGTCACCGGCACTTCGCGCGACGAAACCGCGTTCCGGCTGTTGCGCGAAGGTAACCGGCGCACCTTCTACTGGATCAACGACGGCATGGGCTACGCGCTGTCCGGGCCGATCGCGGAAGGCAAACTGCGCACCATCGCGATCGACGTGTGCAGCGCGCTCGGCGGCAAACCGGAGTCCTGGCAGTAG